The Patescibacteria group bacterium genome has a window encoding:
- the mltG gene encoding endolytic transglycosylase MltG, which yields MSFKIIKYLFLIAAVIAAIVIFSYYSDINFPVNNNGASVRFTVATGEGVKKIGADLAKAGLIRSEFHFEVYVWRSKYGSSMQAGVYQLSPAMTVKEIVAQLVAGKIVDIEKEITIIPGWDLRDIAQYFQSEGIASTTAFYQLAGEPLVKYQSGRLPDYSSEFSVLADKPKNYGLEGYLFPDTFRVFNNAKAEDVILKMIGNLDAKLTPVMRGDIAQERKSIYEIIILASIIEKEVRKAEEMKTVSGIFWNRLKINQPLGSDATLSYILGDNQAVHTLAETQLDSPYNTYRFAGLPPGPICNPSLAAINAAIYPQKTDYYYFLTNPANGETIFSKTLEEHNRNKQKYLK from the coding sequence ATGTCTTTTAAAATCATCAAGTATTTATTTTTGATCGCGGCGGTCATTGCCGCCATTGTTATTTTTTCCTATTACAGCGATATTAATTTTCCGGTTAACAATAACGGGGCTTCGGTCAGATTTACGGTCGCCACCGGAGAGGGAGTCAAAAAGATCGGGGCGGACTTGGCAAAAGCCGGGCTCATCAGATCGGAATTTCATTTTGAGGTTTACGTTTGGCGATCAAAATACGGCTCAAGCATGCAAGCCGGAGTTTATCAGCTAAGCCCGGCCATGACCGTCAAGGAGATCGTGGCGCAATTGGTGGCGGGAAAGATCGTTGATATAGAAAAAGAAATAACCATCATTCCCGGTTGGGATTTGCGGGACATCGCCCAATATTTCCAAAGCGAGGGCATTGCTTCCACCACTGCTTTTTATCAGCTCGCGGGTGAACCGCTCGTTAAATATCAGAGCGGCCGGTTGCCGGATTATTCAAGCGAATTTTCCGTTCTGGCCGATAAACCCAAAAATTACGGTTTGGAAGGTTATTTGTTTCCCGACACCTTTCGGGTGTTCAATAATGCCAAGGCCGAAGACGTGATTTTAAAAATGATCGGCAATCTGGACGCTAAATTAACCCCGGTGATGCGGGGAGACATCGCGCAAGAAAGGAAAAGTATTTATGAGATTATAATTTTGGCTTCAATCATTGAAAAAGAGGTCAGAAAGGCCGAGGAGATGAAAACTGTTTCCGGAATATTTTGGAATCGCCTCAAGATCAATCAACCGCTCGGTTCCGATGCTACGCTAAGTTACATTTTGGGCGATAATCAGGCGGTGCATACCCTGGCAGAAACCCAGCTCGATTCCCCTTATAATACTTATCGTTTTGCCGGTTTGCCGCCCGGGCCGATCTGCAATCCGTCGCTCGCCGCGATCAACGCGGCAATCTATCCCCAAAAGACCGATTATTATTATTTTCTTACCAATCCGGCCAATGGCGAGACGATTTTTTCCAAAACCTTGGAAGAACATAACCGGAACAAGCAAAAGTATTTGAAATAA